Genomic DNA from Desulfobaccales bacterium:
GCCACGAACTTAATGAGAAAGAACTGGATATTTTGGACCTGCGCCTGTTGGCTGAAAAGCCCATGACCTTGCAGGAGATCGGGGCTCGCCACCACATCTCCCGGGAGCGGGTGCGTCAGATCGAAGACCGCCTCATTAAAAGATTGCGGCAGCATCTCAAGAATGAAATCGCTGATTGGGAAGATTATCGGACCCCTATAGGAGATTAGGTTCCTTTGGGGGCATCTCCTGGAAAAATTTATAGAATATCCAATGTCAAAAGTGATCGGTTTTTTATCTAGTAATAAATCCTGGCTGCGGCTGCGGCCTTGGGGGATTCTGGGGCTGTGCGTGTGCCTGATGACGGGCTGCGCCTCCCTGGGCAAAGTGACAGCCCTGGCGACCGGAGGCGGAACATCGCCGGAAACGTCGAAGAGTCAGTCATATTATCACTTTCTCAAGGCCCAACAACTGCTGGTGGCCGATGACGTGGCCGGGGCCATCCAGGAATATAAGATAGCCCTGGAAAATGATCCTGATTCTCCGTACCTGGAGATGGAGCTGGCCGCCCTCTACCAACGCCAGGGTGATGTCAAAGAAGCCCTGGCCCATGCCCAAAAATCCATCCAATTAGACCCCAAACAGCAAGAAGCCTATTTCCTCCTGGCCGGCCTCCACGTGGGTCTGAACCAGTTGGATGATGCTACCCGGGAATACGAGCGTATTTTGCGGTTAGATCCGGATAACCGGGAAGCCCGTCTCTTTTTAGCCACCCTCTATGCCCAGCAGCGGCGCTATCCCCAAGCCATTCATGCCATCCAGGAACTTTTGCGGTTGGACCCCCAACTGGTAGTGGGTTACTACTATCTGGGGCGCATCTACCTGGAAACTGATCGTCTGGCGGATGCGAAAAAGGAATTCATGCGGGTCCTCACCATGGATCCCCAATTCGTGCCGGCGATGTTCGATCTGGGGTCCACCCTGGAGCGGGAGCGCCAGTACAGCCGCGCCCTGGCCATATATCGCCGCATCATCAACCTGCAACCCCGCAATAGCCGGGCCTGGGCCAGTATCGGCCGCCTGTATCTGATCATGAACCGTTACGGTGAGGCCCAGAAGGTCTTTCATAAAATCCAAGACCTGGAGAAGAATGACCCGGCCACAAATTTTAACATCGCCCTTATCTGCCTGGAGCAGAAGCTGCCGGACGACGCCATCCGGCTCTTCCGCCCACTCTTGAGCCACCCCCGCTACGAAAATCGGGCTCGCTATTTCATCGGCATGGCCATGGAGGAAAAGGGTGATCTGAAGGCGGCTATCCGTGAATACCAACTGGTAGAGCGGCATTCCGAACATTTCGTCCAGTCCCGGCTGCGGATGGCTTACCTCAATTTTCAGATGGGCGACAAAGAAAAGGCCCGGCAGATCCTCAATGAACTTCAGACCCTGGCCCCCAATCAGGAAGAGGTTTATCTTACCAAGTCTTACTTTTTTGAAGAAGATAACCAGTGGGACCGAGCCATCCAAGCCCTCAAGGCAGGGCTCGACAAGGTGGAGCGGCCGGCGGAAATTCATTTCCGTTTGGCGGTGCTCTATGAAAAACAGAATAAGCGCGACGACAGTATCGAACAGATCAAGAAAGTCCTGGAATTGGACCCCAACAATCCCGATGCCCAAAATTTTCTCGGTTACACCTATGCCGAGAAGGGCATAAATCTCGATGAGGCGGAACGGTTGATCCGAGAGGCCTTGCGGGCCAAACCCAACAGCGGCCAGATCATTGACAGCCTGGGGTGGGTCTTGTATAAGAAGGGCCAATATGCCAAAGCGGTGGCCGAGCTGGAGCGGGCTCACCACATCATGCCTCAGGACAGCACCGTGGCAGAACATTTAGGGGATGCCTATTTCCAGCAGAAGCGTTACCGGGATGCCTTGCGTATCTATCGTCGGGCCCTGGCCATGGAGAATGCCAACAAATCTGAATTGAACAAAAAAATTAATCAGTTGGAAACTCTCCTGAAGGAACGAGCCCATTGAAGCGGAACCTCTTCTGGCCGGCGTTGCTGATTCTCCTCCTGCTGGGGGGGTGCCGGGCTCTGCCGCCGTCTCCGCCGCCGGTGACGGGAATCTCCTCTGAAGAGTTACTCTTGCGCCTCAGGTCCCGGCAGCAGCACGTCCAGTCCTTTCAGGCTAAAGGCCGTATCACCTATTTGTCCCCCAAGCAGAATTATTCGGGCACGGCCCTGCTCATCGGTCGCCTGCCAGCCAGTCTTAAGGTGAATATCCTGGATTTCCTGGGCCGCACCATCTTAAGCTTCGCCACGGACGGCACCGAAGTCAAGATACTGTCCCCCCATGAAAACAAGCTCTTGCGCGGCCCGGCCACTCCCGGGAATTTGGCCGCGTTCATTCCCCCCACGGTCAGTCTGCCTCAGACCTTGCGCCTGCTGGTAGGAGCCTTGCCTTTAAGCCCCGGCCCCCCGGACCGCTTTGACTACGAGAGCGCCACGGGCCGCTACCGGCTGGAATGGGGCCAGGGCGGCAAACTTCAGGAACGTCTCTGGGTAGATGCTCAGGGGCTCTATCCGGTGGCCGAGGAGTGGTTCGGCGGCGCGGCAGAACCGCGTTTTACGGCGGAACTTGCCGACTTCGGCGCCTTGACCCCCGATCTCCCCGAAAAAATTACCCTGAAGACCACCACGCCGAAGATGGAACTGCGCCTGGTCTATCGAGACCTCAAGCTCAATCCGCCTTTAACCCCGGCCGAGTTAACCCTGACGCCGCCGCCCGGCGTGACTGAGGTTTCCTTGGGGAAGTAGGTGGCTTTCAGCGGTCAGCCGTCAGCTTTCAGCTAAAGAACCAAATGGCCAGGAGCAATATCTTGCTTCAATCTTTATCCCCTCTCCCCCAATGGGGGAGAGGGTTAGGGTGAGGGGGAAGTAATCTTCTTTCAAGCAATTAAAGGCTTATAACTTTATGAAATTCCTGGTGGATCAGCCTCTGGGCGGCTTGGCCAAGTGGCTGCGCTTTTGCGGCTTTGACGCCAGCCTGGTGCGCCTGGCCGCGGATCAGCCTCAGGGCTGGCCACCGCCCCAACCCCAGATTCACATTTTGACTCGCCAGAAAAATTGCGAACGCCTCAAGCGCCCCGACCTTCTGGTCCTGGCCGCGGGTGAGCCCGAAGCCCAGTTGGAAGAGGTCATGCGGCGCCTGCACATCTCGCCCCGCCACCTCAACCCCTTGAGCCGCTGTAGCCACTGCAACGAGCCCTTAATCCCGCTCGACCGGGATCTGGTCCAAGGCCGGGTTCCAGAGCATGTCTTCCATTACCAACGGCAGTTCTCGGAGTGCCCCCGGTGTCACCGGGTCTATTGGCCCGGCAGCCACATCAGGGGCATCACCAAAACCCTGCGGGAGAAGCTGGAAAAATTAGCCACCGAGACTTGAGGGAGAACCGTATGGTTTCATGAGGAAATTTTCCTATTTTCCTTAGTGGCTTGGCTTGCACCTGAATCAACAATTCTTATATTAAATTCAGTTTGATGCCCGGATTTAGTCAGGAGGCCTCACCACCTTCGCTTAAGCCCGCAGAGTTCCAGATGATTCTGGGTCATCCACCACCACCGTGCCGCAGGAGGTGTCTATGAATGGGGACTTGAAGGAAAAGGCCGCCACCGGTCTCAAAAAAACTTGGTGCAGCTCCTGGACTTTCGCGCTCAATACCGGGCGACGGATCAAGATTCTGGGTCGTAAAGGGCTGAGGTATTGGCAGCAGAGAAAAATTAATAAGGCCATGGCGGCGTTGGGGGTCAAAACCTTTCAGGCCCTGGAGCGGGGGGAGGGCAACCCCTTGGTCGCGCCCGAAGTCAATGCCGCGGTGCAAAAAGCCAAGGATTTGAAGTACGTTAGAGAAAAGAACGAGCTAGCCATCCAGGCTATCCGGGAAAGGATTCAGTCGTCGTGCGTCTTTGCCACCCCCGACCAGCCGGGCGCCATGGAAGAAAATCCTGAAGTGCCAAGTTGAGAAAAGCGGTCAGCAGTTAGGGGGCAGCAAGAATTAGAAAATTGATGAACGCCGTCAAAATGTAGGGACGGGTTTTAAACCCGCCCCTACAGTCTTCCCTTCAAGGCGCGCCGCACTCTGCCGGGCTGCCTTTGAGCTTTTCCAGGGCGTGGGGCAGGGCCTGCGCCACTGCGGCCAGATTTTCCCGGGCACCCTTGGGGCTGCCGGGGAGATTGATGATCAGGGTGCTGCCTCGGATCACCGCCACCCCCCGGGAAAGCATAGCATGAGGGGTTATCGCCAGGCCCGCAGCCCGCATGGCCTCGGGGATTCCCGGCACCAGGCGCTGGGCCACGGTAAGCGTGGCTTCCGGCGTCGTGTCCCGGGGGCTTAAGCCGGTGCCGCCGGTGGTCAGGATCAAATCGAGGTTGTCATCATCGCTCCAAGATACAAGTTGAGCCGCGATGACGTCGGGCTCATCGGGCACTACTTGATAAGCGGCCACCGTAAAGCACCGGGAGTCCAACTGGCGGCCCAGCTCGGCTCCCGCGGTATCCTCCCGCTCCCCGGCGTGCCCCTTATCACTGACCGTCAGTATGCCCACCCTGAACATCCGTCACCTCGATCACATCGCCCGGCTTAACCACGCCTTCGCTGAGCACCCGGACAAAAACCCCTTCTTTGGGCATGACGCAGTCACCTACCAACTGCCGGATGGCGCAGCCTTTGTGGCAGGTCTTACCGATCTGGGTAATTTCCAACTCGACTTCGCCAACTTTCAACCGGGTCCCTACCGGCAGGGTCATGACTTCAAGCCCTTCAATGGTGAGATTTTCGGCGAAATCGCCGGGCTTGACGTTGGCCCCTGCGGCCACCATTTTATTGATGCTATCCAGTGACAACAGGCTGACCTGGCGAATGCCCCCTTCGGCATGGGCGTCGCCTTCCAGGCCGTGTTCCACCAGCAGCCGAGCCTGTGGCACGTTGTGCTTGACCACGCCTTTGCGGTCGCTGACGGAGACTGCGTGGATACGGCCGTGGAGTTTCTTTGATGAGTTTGACATAATAAAAAGATGAGGGTGCCGGGGCGGACACCAGGTCCGCCCCTACAGTAGGCTGGAAGGGGGCTATCAAGGAAGACAGGGGAACCACAAGCGAAACGCCTGTGCCACTAACCCCCCTAAATCCCTGACCCCTGCTTTATTCCTTCTCCTGGGCCGCCCTGGCTTCGGCGATAATCTTTTCCGCCAGGTGGGGCGGAACCTCGTCGTAGTGATCGAATTCCATCTCGTAGGTGCCCCGGCCACCGGTCTTAGAGATCAAATCCGGGGCATAGAGCAGCACTTCGGTCATGGGCACGTGCGCGGTGATTACCTGATAGCGCCCCTCGGCTTCCACGCCCAGGACCCGGCCGCGGCGTCCGTTGAGGTCACCGATGATATCCCCCATGTTCTCTTCCGGCACCGTCACCGTCATCTTCATAACGGGTTCCAGAATAGTGGGGTGGGCCTGCTCCATGCCCTTCTTGAAGCCCATGGACCCGGCGATTTTGAAGGCCATGTCCGAAGAATCAACATCGTGGAAGGACCCGTCGTAAAGAGACACCCGGAAGTCTACCACTGGGAAACCGGCCAGGATGCCGGTATTCTTGGCTTCGGCAATGCCTTTTTCCACCGAGGGGATGTACTGCCGGGGGATGGCGCCGCCGACGATCCTGTCGACGAACTCAAAGCCGCTACCCTTGGGTAAAGGCTCCATTTCCAGCCAGGTATCGCCGTATTGGCCCCGGCCGCCGGACTGGCGTTTATATTTGCCCTGGACCTTAACGGTGCCCTTGATGGTCTCCCGATACGGCACTTTGGGGGACTTCAGATTGACTTCCACTCCGAACTTGCGTTTCAGCTTTTCGGCGGTGGCTTCGATATGGACCGAACCGACGCCGGACAGCAGGATTTCCTTGGTTTCGGCGTTGCGGGTCAGGGCCAGAGAAGGGTCTTCTTCGATGAGCTTGGAAAACGCGGAGAAGACCTTGTCCTCTTCTCCCTGCTTCTTGGGCTCCAACGCAAAGGTGACCATGGGCCGGGATGGCGCAATGGCCGGGAGGACAAGAGGCTTGGCCTCGGAAGTCAGGGTATCGCCGGTGACCGTTTCCTTGAGTTTGGCCACGGCCCCAAAGGCCCCGGGACCGAGGCTGGGCACGGCCTTTTGGCCCTTGCCTTCGAGCAGGAAAAGCTGGCCGAAACGTTCCGGAACGGCCCGGTTGGCATTGAGGACCGTAGAGTCAGCGGTCATGGTGCCGGAGTAAATGCGAAAGATGGATAGGCGGCCGGCGTAGGGGTCGGCCACGGTCTTGAAGACCTGAGCGGCCAGGGGACCATCCGGGTCCGGCTCCAGGGCGACTTCCGCTTTGGTGGTGGGATGCTGTCCCTCAACCAGACCCCGGTCCTCGGGGGCGGGGAGATAAAGATTAATGGCGTCAAGCAGTTGGGGGCAGCCCAGGCTGGTCGCCCCGCACAGAACCGGGACAAAGTTGCCTTTCAAGGTCCCAACCCGCAGCCCCTGGTAGATCTCCTCGGGAGTGAGTTCCCCTTCTTCCAGGAATTTTTCGATCAGGGCATCGTCACTTTCCGCGGCAAAATTGAGCAGGTCGCTGCGCAATGCTTCCACTTCATCTTTCATGTCGTCGGGGATGGGACCCGCTTCCTGTTTGGCGCCACCGCCGGACGACAGGTAAGCCTTCTGACTGATTAAATCCACTACGCCCTTGAAATCGGCTTCCCGACCGATGGGAAGCAGGATGGGCACGGCCTGGACTTCCAACACGTCCCGGATTTCCTTGAGGACCCGCTGAAAATCGGCCCGTTCACGATCCATCTTACTAATGAAGACCAAGCGGGGCAGACTGTATTGGTTGGCCGTCAGCCAAACTTTTTCGGTGCCCACTTTGACGCCGTCCACCGCGTCCACCACGACCACGGCGGCGTCACTCACATGGAGGTTGGCCCGGGTATCGGACAGGAAATTGTCGTCACCGGGGGTGTCGGCCAGATAAACCGTGTGCTTTTTCCACTGATAATGGTGAAAAGCGCTGGAGATAGTAATTTTGCGCTTGATTTCTTCAGGCTCGTGATCGAGGACGGAACTGCCGTCATCGACTTTACCCAGCCGGGAAGTGGCCCCCGCCCCAAAGAGGAGGGCCTCGGCCAGGGAGGTTTTGCCGCAGCCTCCATGGCCGATTAATACTAAGTTACGGATCTGTGTGGTTTTGCCGGACATCAAACTCTCCCTCCCCTCAAGGTTGCCTCCCCGGTTCATCTATCAGACCGGGGCAACCTTTTAAAATTAACAGGTTTATCATGAAATCTCAACCGCTTTTACACAGTCTTTCTGGGTCTACGGGGGTGATGCAGAGAGAAATTTACGGCCATGGAGAGAAATTGCCCAGGGAATTGACAGGGAAAATTCTAGTTGATATAGTTTGAAGTTGTCGGGACGTGGCGCAGACTGGTAGCGCACCTGAATGGGGTTCAGGGGGTCGGAGGTTCAAATCCTCTCGTCCCGACCATAATTTTAAAATTATCTTGATGGGTTAACGTTCGCGAGACCGTTAACCTTTTTGTTTTTTTAGGAGAAAAGCTCGGGCAGCCGAGGGCGGCTACCCACACGAGACTTTCGTAGAGGTTTCGAAGTATCTATGCGGTGTCATTGAGGAGGGACGACTGATAAGAAAGAATGGGCTCATTCGATCAGCAGGCAGATCAAAGCAGCGGTGGGGGCAGGGTCTCCCCGCCTGTCTTAAAAGGGCATTTACTGGGCGGGGAAACCTCGCCCCTACAGCCAAATAGAAGTCAGCAAGGCTTAATTGAACAGCTTCACCTTTTCGTCATCCTGCCACGGCCTTAACGACAAAAAGGTGCGGGGTAGATAGCTTGCTCCACCTTGGGAGTATCGATAATCCGGCCTGGAGTGCCAACTTCCACCAAGTTATACAACTGCTCGGCATCGCCGATGGGCAGACGGATGCAGCCGGCGGAGTCGGCTTTACCGGGCAGAACCCCGCCGTGGATGTAATACGGCCCCTTGAGGTGCAAGCCCCACGGCATCCACGACTCATAGATGTTGGACCAATGATTCTCATCCTTGCCTTCGACTTGAAAATCGAACAGCGGCGTCCGTTGGTCCTCAGCCCCCGCGGATATGGGAAATACCCGCTGCAGATCGCCTTTGGAATAGAGCCCCAGAAAGCCCTTGCCGATATCCACCAGGAGGTATGCTTCATAGCTTTCCAGGGATGAGTCGGTGGCGGGGAAAATTTCCGGGACCCTGCGAAGATCCAGGGGGATCTTCAAGGTGTCGGCTGCGATGGAGTTGGGTTGCAGGGTCTTGGTCTTGATATAAGATGGATTGAGGGCGTTAAAAAAGCCGAGCCGGTTGCGGCAACGGGTGAAATCATTATTGAGAGTGGGGAGGCGCCGGCAGATGGCAGTAATGGAAGAGTCCGGTGGAATGGCGATCTCGACGAAAGGTACGCCGTAAGCCACACCTGAGTCGACCACCTCGAGTCCGGAGTTCTTCAACTCTTCGCAAAAATGACTGTAATCTTCCTCCTGTCCCCAGGCGGCGCCAGGCCCGGCGAACAGGCATAACAAAGCGAAAAAACACGTTAAGATGCGTGGCCAATTTTTCATATATTGCCCGGAGCAGAAAAATAATTTCATTCACTCCCACCCCAGCCCTCCCCCATCAAGGGGGAGGGAGGCAGCGGTGCCCAAGCAAAGCTTGGGCGGAAATTGGCGTTCCCAAGCTGGAGTTTGGGAACGAGAGCGTAAAAACGAGATTCTTCGCTGCGCTCAGAATGACAATCTCAGCCCAAGCGGTTTTAAAATGGCCTTTAGGCTCAATATGCTTGGAGCCTCACTATTTCTGCCGCTGGAGGTCGGTCCAATTGAGGCAGCTCCCCCGGTCAACCCGGCGCAGGGCTGCCCTCTGAGATAATCTAGATGATATCCCTATGATTTTGAAATATCTCTTTGTATTTACCGGTCCCTCGTTTATATTTAATGGTTGTAATTTTGACGAATCATTAAAGGAGGAGGCGTATCATGAAGTATGAGCATGTTCCTGACCATATTATTGAAATGTATGAAAAAATCAGATCTCAACATTTCCCTCAGTTGGTAAATTCCAAAATTTTATTCCTGATTAACAAGAAAAAGATGGTACGTAAGGGTAATATTGTTCTCGGTAAAATGATGAAACCTTCGGAGCTGGTAAAATTCTTATCCAAAGATGAAGCTCCCGAAGATGGTTACGACTATATCATGCTTTTGGATAGTAAATTAATTACAAATTGCGATGATAGTGACATTGTGAGGGTCTTAAGACACGAATTGAGACATACCTTTTATGATTCCGATAGTCTTAATCCATACAAAATCATAGATCATGACTTCAGTGATTTTTATGATGAAGTTGAATTAAACAAAGATGATCCAGCCTGGGCTAAAAGAGTGTCTCAAACCGTGTCATTGATGTATGACCAGGAAAAAGATCAGAAATAAGCAGCTTAGCTCCCTAACCTTGTGACCGCGGGCGCACTCAGAGCTTTTGGAGATAGCGGGCTTGGCCGACGGCAAAACCCATGGCCGCCGGCTTCGACTACGGCACGGGCTCACTGACTCTTAGCTGCTAACACCACCCGATTGCGGCCTGCGGCCTTGGCGCGGTACATGGCCTCATCCGCGGCCTTGAGCACGTCATCAGTCGTCGTGCCATCCTTCGGGTAAACGGCCACTCCCATGGATATCGTGATCTTATCCAGGAGCTGTCCCCGATAATCCACCTGGAGGTTTGATACTCCCAGTCTGAACTGTTCGGCTCTCATCAGGGCAACGTCCAGGGAAACCTCCGGCATGATCAACACGAATTCTTCCCCCCCATACCGGCAGGCAATATCTCCGCCCCGGATGTGGGACTTAAGGAACCCCGCCAACGCCTGCAACAGGCGATCGCCGGCCTCATGACCAGAGGCATCATTAAGGCGTTTGAAGTGGTCAAGATCCAGCATCATGACCACTAAAGAGGTACCCTTGCGTTGGGCGCGCAGGATTTCCCTGTCCAGGGTCTCTACCAGATACCGGCGGTTAAAGAGGTCGGTAAGGGGATCATGGATGGCCTGATGGTGGAGAGTCTCTCTCAGGCTGATGTTGGCCAGGGCCAGGGATAATTGATCTTTTACGGTTTTGGCCAGAACTTTAAGTTGCTCAGACCCTCCTGCCGGAAGTTCGCCCGGCGCCTGCAAGCGTAACAACCCCAGGGTCCTCTCGTGGGTTTGCAAGGGCAGGCAGGCGGAGAAGCCTTCCAACCGGGAAAGGAGATGACAGCAGGCCATTTCCTCCTCAAGCCCCTCCCCAAAATAGAGTACTCCGTGCCGGATGGCCCAGCATTCATGTGGAGTAACGTCGTGGGCTTCCGGTCGAAGTGTCCCCCAAGAGGCCACCGCCTGCATCAACTGCTTATCGGAGTCGAGCATGAACAAGACTCCTGATGCTACGGGGAATAATTCTTGGACAAAATGCTCGATAGCAGGAACCGCCTCTTCCCAGGTGAAGCAGGTTTGGAGGGCATCAGACATTTTATTGATTAAGGTGATTTCTCGGTTGCGGGCTTGGAGATTGGCATTGAACTGCAATAACTCCGTTTCACGGCGCTCAATCTGACTCCGTGCTTCGGCCAGGCCGGTAATCATCTGGTTGAAGGATTCGGAGAACTCCCCCATAAAGTAGACACGCTGGCTGAAATCGCCCTTGGCGACCATCTGGGTTTGCCAGGCTAAATGCCGCAGGTTGGCCTGGAGGCTTTTCAAGCTTCCGGCCATCAGGCCCTTGGCTTCCAGACGTTGCGCCAGGT
This window encodes:
- a CDS encoding tetratricopeptide repeat protein, which codes for MSKVIGFLSSNKSWLRLRPWGILGLCVCLMTGCASLGKVTALATGGGTSPETSKSQSYYHFLKAQQLLVADDVAGAIQEYKIALENDPDSPYLEMELAALYQRQGDVKEALAHAQKSIQLDPKQQEAYFLLAGLHVGLNQLDDATREYERILRLDPDNREARLFLATLYAQQRRYPQAIHAIQELLRLDPQLVVGYYYLGRIYLETDRLADAKKEFMRVLTMDPQFVPAMFDLGSTLERERQYSRALAIYRRIINLQPRNSRAWASIGRLYLIMNRYGEAQKVFHKIQDLEKNDPATNFNIALICLEQKLPDDAIRLFRPLLSHPRYENRARYFIGMAMEEKGDLKAAIREYQLVERHSEHFVQSRLRMAYLNFQMGDKEKARQILNELQTLAPNQEEVYLTKSYFFEEDNQWDRAIQALKAGLDKVERPAEIHFRLAVLYEKQNKRDDSIEQIKKVLELDPNNPDAQNFLGYTYAEKGINLDEAERLIREALRAKPNSGQIIDSLGWVLYKKGQYAKAVAELERAHHIMPQDSTVAEHLGDAYFQQKRYRDALRIYRRALAMENANKSELNKKINQLETLLKERAH
- a CDS encoding Mut7-C RNAse domain-containing protein → MKFLVDQPLGGLAKWLRFCGFDASLVRLAADQPQGWPPPQPQIHILTRQKNCERLKRPDLLVLAAGEPEAQLEEVMRRLHISPRHLNPLSRCSHCNEPLIPLDRDLVQGRVPEHVFHYQRQFSECPRCHRVYWPGSHIRGITKTLREKLEKLATET
- a CDS encoding MogA/MoaB family molybdenum cofactor biosynthesis protein translates to MFRVGILTVSDKGHAGEREDTAGAELGRQLDSRCFTVAAYQVVPDEPDVIAAQLVSWSDDDNLDLILTTGGTGLSPRDTTPEATLTVAQRLVPGIPEAMRAAGLAITPHAMLSRGVAVIRGSTLIINLPGSPKGARENLAAVAQALPHALEKLKGSPAECGAP
- a CDS encoding MOSC domain-containing protein, producing the protein MSNSSKKLHGRIHAVSVSDRKGVVKHNVPQARLLVEHGLEGDAHAEGGIRQVSLLSLDSINKMVAAGANVKPGDFAENLTIEGLEVMTLPVGTRLKVGEVELEITQIGKTCHKGCAIRQLVGDCVMPKEGVFVRVLSEGVVKPGDVIEVTDVQGGHTDGQ
- the fusA gene encoding elongation factor G codes for the protein MSGKTTQIRNLVLIGHGGCGKTSLAEALLFGAGATSRLGKVDDGSSVLDHEPEEIKRKITISSAFHHYQWKKHTVYLADTPGDDNFLSDTRANLHVSDAAVVVVDAVDGVKVGTEKVWLTANQYSLPRLVFISKMDRERADFQRVLKEIRDVLEVQAVPILLPIGREADFKGVVDLISQKAYLSSGGGAKQEAGPIPDDMKDEVEALRSDLLNFAAESDDALIEKFLEEGELTPEEIYQGLRVGTLKGNFVPVLCGATSLGCPQLLDAINLYLPAPEDRGLVEGQHPTTKAEVALEPDPDGPLAAQVFKTVADPYAGRLSIFRIYSGTMTADSTVLNANRAVPERFGQLFLLEGKGQKAVPSLGPGAFGAVAKLKETVTGDTLTSEAKPLVLPAIAPSRPMVTFALEPKKQGEEDKVFSAFSKLIEEDPSLALTRNAETKEILLSGVGSVHIEATAEKLKRKFGVEVNLKSPKVPYRETIKGTVKVQGKYKRQSGGRGQYGDTWLEMEPLPKGSGFEFVDRIVGGAIPRQYIPSVEKGIAEAKNTGILAGFPVVDFRVSLYDGSFHDVDSSDMAFKIAGSMGFKKGMEQAHPTILEPVMKMTVTVPEENMGDIIGDLNGRRGRVLGVEAEGRYQVITAHVPMTEVLLYAPDLISKTGGRGTYEMEFDHYDEVPPHLAEKIIAEARAAQEKE
- a CDS encoding L,D-transpeptidase, producing the protein MKNWPRILTCFFALLCLFAGPGAAWGQEEDYSHFCEELKNSGLEVVDSGVAYGVPFVEIAIPPDSSITAICRRLPTLNNDFTRCRNRLGFFNALNPSYIKTKTLQPNSIAADTLKIPLDLRRVPEIFPATDSSLESYEAYLLVDIGKGFLGLYSKGDLQRVFPISAGAEDQRTPLFDFQVEGKDENHWSNIYESWMPWGLHLKGPYYIHGGVLPGKADSAGCIRLPIGDAEQLYNLVEVGTPGRIIDTPKVEQAIYPAPFCR
- a CDS encoding putative metallopeptidase, whose translation is MKYEHVPDHIIEMYEKIRSQHFPQLVNSKILFLINKKKMVRKGNIVLGKMMKPSELVKFLSKDEAPEDGYDYIMLLDSKLITNCDDSDIVRVLRHELRHTFYDSDSLNPYKIIDHDFSDFYDEVELNKDDPAWAKRVSQTVSLMYDQEKDQK
- a CDS encoding sensor domain-containing diguanylate cyclase, with amino-acid sequence MRKRPAPKDELGTTLQAIENAWTEGVALSGALPDPEAEARLSRLLSDVVMVQKFSLALSKGDLAQRLEAKGLMAGSLKSLQANLRHLAWQTQMVAKGDFSQRVYFMGEFSESFNQMITGLAEARSQIERRETELLQFNANLQARNREITLINKMSDALQTCFTWEEAVPAIEHFVQELFPVASGVLFMLDSDKQLMQAVASWGTLRPEAHDVTPHECWAIRHGVLYFGEGLEEEMACCHLLSRLEGFSACLPLQTHERTLGLLRLQAPGELPAGGSEQLKVLAKTVKDQLSLALANISLRETLHHQAIHDPLTDLFNRRYLVETLDREILRAQRKGTSLVVMMLDLDHFKRLNDASGHEAGDRLLQALAGFLKSHIRGGDIACRYGGEEFVLIMPEVSLDVALMRAEQFRLGVSNLQVDYRGQLLDKITISMGVAVYPKDGTTTDDVLKAADEAMYRAKAAGRNRVVLAAKSQ